The Geotrypetes seraphini chromosome 6, aGeoSer1.1, whole genome shotgun sequence genome includes a window with the following:
- the LOC117362758 gene encoding nucleoplasmin-like encodes MDRKRSGLQVPETIGQGSELGQMEFSCFSCSDAVTWLRIRINPLRAVCACFSEVYGIKLFLVIMESSSCSTNSDQDHYFIALWGCELNKSTKMSTFEPEDDVREHLLSLQAICLGAEAGDELNVIAVQSSNASPGKAVPIASLQISILPTINMNGLELIPPVTFTLKAGSGPVYISGQHVALEEDLEEEGNDSYQN; translated from the exons ATGGATCGCAAAAGATCTGGACTACAAGTCCCAGAAACCATCGGGCAAGGATCCGAATTAGGCCAGATGGAGTTCAGCTGCTTCTCTTGTTCGGACGCGGTGACCTGGCTCCGCATACGGATAAATCCTTTGCGGGCAGTTTGTGCATGCTTTTCAGAGGTTTACGGTATTAAACTGTTTCTAGTTATAATGGAGTCATCAAGTTGCTCGACCAATTCAGATCAAGACCATTACTTTATTGCTCTTTGGG GGTGTGAATTGAATAAAAGCACCAAGATGAGCACGTTTGAGCCTGAAGATGACGTCCGGGAGCATCTGCTTTCTTTGCAGGCG ATTTGTCTAGGTGCAGAAGCTGGAGATGAGCTGAATGTGATAGCTGTTCAATCGAGCAATGCATCTCCGGGCAAAGCAGTGCCAATAGCTTCCTTACAGATCTCCATTTTACCCACG ATTAATATGAATGGTCTGGAGCTTATTCCACCTGTTACGTTTACATTGAAAGCTGGGAGTGGACCAGTCTACATCTCTGGACAGCATGTTGCAT